In Silene latifolia isolate original U9 population chromosome 3, ASM4854445v1, whole genome shotgun sequence, a single window of DNA contains:
- the LOC141645995 gene encoding extradiol ring-cleavage dioxygenase-like, with translation NIPICILSIQMHMDGTHHFNVGRALSPLMEDNVLIVGTRNATNNLLELRLGTHDGVVPSWALEFDGWLEDRLTTGRFQDVNEFQKKAPHAERAHPFSDHLYPLHVALGAAGENARAELIYRSWDLSTLSYAFYEFTSNTLI, from the exons AATATTCCTATTTGTATTCTCTCTATTCAAATGCATATGGATGGTACACACCACTTTAATGTAGGACGAGCACTCTCCCCTCTTATGGAGGACAATGTCCTTATTGTTGGTACCAGGAACGCCACTAACAACTTGTTAGAACTTCGCTTAGGCACTCATGATGGAGTTGTTCCGTCTTGGGCTCTCGAGTTCGATGGTTGGCTTGAAGATCGTCTCACCACCGGAAG GTTCCAAGATGTGAATGAATTCCAAAAGAAAGCACCTCATGCGGAAAGGGCACACCCTTTTTCGGATCACCTATACCCATTGCACGTTGCACTTGGGGCCGCCGGAGAAAATGCCAGGGCGGAGCTTATATATCGTAGCTGGGACTTGAGCACCTTATCATACGCCTTCTACGAGTTTACTAGTAATACCCTCATTTAA
- the LOC141647411 gene encoding 4,5-DOPA dioxygenase extradiol-like yields MKINNTFFISHGSPRLSIDDSIPARDFLKGWKKQDYGQIPRAILVISGHWETAEPTVSAVDGIFDTIHDFYGFPASMYKLKYPAPGAPDLAKRVQELLKGSGFERVHMDNKRGLDHGAWMPLMLMYPEADIPVCQLSVQSHLDGTHHYNVGRALAPLKDEGVLIIGSGNATHNLRDLRFNAKEVVPWAREFDRWLEQALTTGRYQDVNDFQKKAPQAEKAHPSPDHFYPLNVAIGFAGEKAKAKLIHRSWGLGTVSYASYKFTDTII; encoded by the exons ATGAAGATAAACAACACGTTCTTCATATCACACGGGTCGCCCAGGCTTTCCATCGACGACTCGATCCCGGCAAGGGATTTCTTAAAAGGTTGGAAAAAGCAGGATTATGGGCAAATTCCCAGAGCAATTCTCGTCATTTCTGGTCATTGGGAAACTGCTGAACCCACCGTTAGCGCGGTTGATGGAATTTTCGATACCATTCATGATTTCTACGGTTTTCCTGCTTCTATGTATAAG CTCAAGTATCCGGCTCCAGGAGCTCCAGATTTGGCAAAGCGAGTTCAAGAACTTCTCAAGGGGTCTGGGTTCGAGCGAGTGCACATGGACAACAAACGTGGTCTTGACCATGGTGCGTGGATGCCATTGATGCTCATGTACCCCGAGGCAGATATCCCTGTTTGTCAACTCTCGGTTCAATCACATTTGGATGGCACACACCACTATAATGTGGGACGGGCGCTTGCACCTCTTAAGGACGAAGGTGTCCTGATCATTGGTTCCGGGAATGCTACACACAACTTGAGAGACCTTCGCTTCAATGCTAAAGAAGTTGTCCCATGGGCACGCGAGTTTGATCGTTGGCTTGAACAAGCTCTGACTACTGGAAG GTACCAAGATGTGAATGATTTCCAAAAGAAAGCACCTCAAGCGGAAAAGGCTCACCCTTCCCCTGATCATTTCTACCCATTAAATGTAGCCATTGGTTTTGCCGGAGAAAAGGCCAAAGCGAAGCTCATACATCGCAGCTGGGGCCTTGGCACCGTATCCTATGCCTCCTACAAGTTCACAGATACCATCATTTAG
- the LOC141647409 gene encoding 4,5-DOPA dioxygenase extradiol-like codes for MKINNTFYISHGSPRLSIDDSLPARHFLKGWKKQDYGQIPKAILIISGHWETNEPTVSAVDGFFDTIYDFYGFPAPMYKLKYPAPGAPDLAKRVQELLKGSGFERVHMDKKRGLDHGAWVPLMLMYPETDIPVCQLSVQSHLDGTHHYNVGRALAPLKDEGVLIIGSGSATHNLGDLRRDSNEVVTWAQEFDHWLEQALITGRYQDVNDFEKKAPHGKKAHPQPDHFYPLHVAIGAAGEKAKAELIHRSWDLGTLSYASYKFTDTTI; via the exons ATGAAGATAAACAACACGTTTTACATATCACACGGGTCGCCCAGGCTTTCTATTGACGACTCGCTCCCAGCCAGGCATTTCTTGAAGGGTTGGAAAAAGCAGGATTATGGGCAAATTCCCAAAGCAATTCTCATCATTTCTGGTCATTGGGAGACTAATGAACCTACTGTTAGCGCCGTTGATGGATTCTTCGATACCATTTATGATTTCTATGGCTTTCCTGCTCCTATGTATAAG CTCAAGTATCCGGCTCCAGGTGCTCCAGATTTGGCAAAGCGAGTTCAAGAACTTCTCAAGGGCTCTGGGTTTGAGCGAGTGCACATGGACAAGAAACGCGGTCTTGATCATGGTGCATGGGTGCCGTTGATGCTTATGTACCCTGAGACTGATATCCCTGTTTGTCAGCTCTCAGTTCAATCACATTTGGATGGCACACACCATTATAATGTTGGACGGGCGTTGGCACCTCTTAAAGACGAAGGCGTCCTCATCATTGGTTCCGGGAGTGCTACACACAACTTGGGAGACCTTCGCAGAGACTCTAATGAAGTTGTTACATGGGCTCAGGAGTTTGATCATTGGCTTGAACAAGCTCTCATTACTGGAAG GTACCAAGATGTGAATGATTTCGAAAAGAAAGCACCTCATGGAAAAAAGGCTCACCCTCAGCCTGATCATTTCTACCCATTACATGTCGCCATTGGTGCTGCCGGAGAAAAGGCCAAGGCGGAGCTCATACATCGCAGCTGGGACCTTGGCACCTTATCTTATGCCTCCTACAAGTTCACAGATACCACTATTTAG